AGCGTCCATAAGTTCGTAGATTTTGTCTACCCACTTATTTTCACCACGTTGTGTTTTAGGGTTAGCAGTCATTGCTTCCAATGCCTGTAAACCAGATCCTTTCACAATGGGGATATCATCGCCAGGGAAATCGTAGCTGGAAAGTAGTTCTCTAAGTTCCAGTTCCACCAATTCCAGCAGTTCTTCGTCGTCCATTAAGTCTTCTTTATTCAAAAAGACAACGAGACTGGGAACGCCGACCTGTTTTGCCAGCAGGATATGTTCGCGAGTTTGGGGCATGGGGCCATCTGTTGCAGCTACGACCAGAATACCTCCATCCATCTGGGCAGCGCCGGTGATCATGTTCTTCACATAGTCAGCGTGGCCAGGACAGTCTACGTGAGCATAGTGCCGCTTTTCGGTTTCATACTCTACGTGAGCAGTATTGATGGTAATACCCCGCGCCTTTTCTTCTGGTGCGTTATCGATTTGATCGTAGCCCTTAGCTACAGCCTGACCCATAGCTGCCAAGGTCATGGTGATGGCTGCTGTCAAGGTAGTTTTACCGTGGTCAACGTGGCCAACTGTACCGATATTAATGTGGGGTTTATTCCTTTCAAACTTTGCGCGTGCCATGAATGCTCATTTCCTTATTTTAACTAAGCGTTCCCTTTGCTTTTTGCAATGATAGTTTCAGCTACGCTGCGAGGCACTTCTTCGTAGTGGCTGAACTCCATTGTGAAGATACCCCGACCTTGGGTCTTCGACCGGATATCAGTGGCGT
This region of Nostoc sp. UHCC 0302 genomic DNA includes:
- the tuf gene encoding elongation factor Tu yields the protein MARAKFERNKPHINIGTVGHVDHGKTTLTAAITMTLAAMGQAVAKGYDQIDNAPEEKARGITINTAHVEYETEKRHYAHVDCPGHADYVKNMITGAAQMDGGILVVAATDGPMPQTREHILLAKQVGVPSLVVFLNKEDLMDDEELLELVELELRELLSSYDFPGDDIPIVKGSGLQALEAMTANPKTQRGENKWVDKIYELMDAVDSYIPTPERDIDKPFLMAVEDVFSITGRGTVATGRIERGKVKVGDNVELVGIRDTRNTTVTGIEMFKKSLEEGLAGDNAGVLLRGIQKADIERGMVLAKPGSITPHTQFEGEVYVLTEKEGGRKTPFFSGYRPQFYVRTTDVTGTIKAFTSDDGSEAEMVMPGDRIKMTVELINPIAIEQGMRFAIREGGRTIGAGVVSKILK